One genomic segment of Osmia bicornis bicornis chromosome 16, iOsmBic2.1, whole genome shotgun sequence includes these proteins:
- the LOC114881353 gene encoding uncharacterized protein LOC114881353 — protein sequence MRIFRKYCRKPGLPLQQFVNRMAEIQAHGENRTRVVPSSDIEISVALGCDTDILQYRRIQFNGMSFTIDARDNCYILRDGAIYILSSIAEHRNTFRLGVQNSLRSVIFLISE from the coding sequence ATGAGGATATTTAGGAAGTATTGTAGAAAGCCGGGTCTACCTCTTCAACAATTCGTCAATAGAATGGCGGAGATTCAGGCACACGGAGAAAATAGGACGAGGGTCGTTCCGTCTTCTGATATTGAAATATCTGTGGCTCTTGGTTGCGATACTGATATTCTCCAGTATCGTAGGATACAATTTAATGGCATGTCCTTCACTATTGATGCACGCGATAATTGCTACATCTTGCGCGATGGTGCCATATATATTCTGTCCTCCATTGCCGAGCATAGAAATACATTCCGTTTAGGTGTTCAAAATTCACTGAGGTCGGTGATATTTTTGATATCGGAATAA
- the LOC114881817 gene encoding LOW QUALITY PROTEIN: uncharacterized protein LOC114881817 (The sequence of the model RefSeq protein was modified relative to this genomic sequence to represent the inferred CDS: inserted 2 bases in 1 codon; deleted 1 base in 1 codon; substituted 1 base at 1 genomic stop codon) — protein sequence MVDEEVKSLLQSTSTALKLRKFTLTGPEEPLYYDVSEFGIRTYIPGSLRKRAFDLAHHMSHPGVKATRQYIAEKFVWPGMNKDISDWVRSCLACQRAKIQRHNKFAAEKISMPDNRFEHIHIDIVGPLPPLKDSGYLGYLETSFQESVASYCVDNNINHVQGNNLFTLLRTHSCFSHIPKDIRTVLGTPRTCVPTYVVEPGEYVHFDVEAEIVKYIRNASFSPHRELELDFSXDGCALERAGTTYLWPIQCTIRNIPDASPIVVSIYRGLQKPNDPNRLFNMFIMNITHILSNGGVDLGGTKVPIKLRCFITDAPARAFILNHRGHTSSRPCSKCKISGTHSEGRYVFNGMKHLLRTDDQYSXCVDEDHHKEGCSPLSSLPFGMVSQVPFEYMHLVCLGVMKKILSAWISGKYSHLSKSSGSHLARMSARLGRLRQCCPSDFGRHPRSLVYYSKYKATEFRQFLLYTGPVVAYGLLNDNLYVHFLFLHTGITILASQSPSDQFLNFAELVLQKFVLRTEELYI from the exons ATGGTTGACGAGGAGGTGAAGTCGCTGCTTCAGTCCACCTCGACGGCTCTTAAACTGCGGAAATTTACGTTGACTGGCCCGGAGGAGCCTCTCTACTATGATGTTTCAGAGTTTGGGATTAGGACCTACATCCCCGGTTCGCTTCGCAAGCGAGCGTTCGATTTGGCTCATCACATGTCGCATCCCGGAGTGAAGGCCACGAGACAGTACATCGCCGAAAAGTTCGTGTGGCCCGGAATGAATAAGGACATTTCGGACTGGGTTCGCTCCTGTTTGGCGTGTCAACGTGCGAAGATCCAGCGTCACAACAAGTTTGCTGCGGAGAAGATTTCGATGCCAGACAACAGGTTTGAGCACATTCATATTGACATCGTCGGACCTCTGCCTCCGCTCAAGGATTCAG GATATTTAGGATATTTAGAAACTTCATTTCAGGAAAGTGTGGCTTCATATTGTGTTGATAACAATATTAACCATGTTCAGggtaacaatttatttaccCTCCTTCGAACCCATAGCTGCTTTAGCCATATACCCAAGGATATTAGGACTGTCCTGGGTACTCCACGAACTTGTGTTCCAACATATGTTGTAGAACCAGGGGAGTATGTTCATTTTGATGTCGAAGctgaaattgttaaatatatcAGGAATGCTTCTTTTTCACCACATAGGGAATTAGAATTAGATTTTAG AGATGGATGTGCTTTAGAGAGAGCAGGAACAACCTATCTGTGGCCAATTCAGTGTACGATTAGGAACATACCTGATGCAAGCCCAATAGTTGTCAGTATTTATAGAGGATTGCAGAAGCCTAATGATCCTAATAGGCTTTTCAATATGTTCATCATGAACATAACCCATATTCTTTCAAACGGT GGTGTAGATCTCGGTGGTACTAAGGTACCAATAAAATTAAGATGTTTTATTACTGATGCACCAGCAAGAGCTTTTATCCTCAACCATCGTGGCCATACATCCAGCCGGCCCTGTTCCAAATGCAAAATTTCTGGTACGCACAGCGAAGGTAGATATGTCTTCAATGGCATGAAGCATCTGCTTAGAACTGACGACCAATATTCTTAATGTGTAGATGAGGACCATCATAAAGAAGGTTGCAGTCCCTTATCATCACTACCTTTTGGAATGGTTTCTCAAGTTCCATTTGAATATATGCATTTGGTATGCTTGGGCGtcatgaaaaaaatattatctgCATGGATAAGTGGAAAATATTCACATTTGTCCAAATCATCAGGTAGTCATCTTGCTCGTATGTCTGCCAGACTGGGTAGACTCAGACAATGTTGTCCCTCTGATTTTGGAAGACATCCAAGATCTCTGGTGTATTATTCCAAATATAAAGCAACAGAGTTTCGgcaatttcttttatatacaGGTCCGGTTGTGGCGTATGGTCTCCTCAACGATAACTTATATGTTCATTTCTTGTTCCTTCACACAGGTATTACAATTTTAGCATCACAATCTCCGTCGGATCAGTTTTTGAATTTTGCAGAGCTTGTTCTGCAAAAATTTGTTCTTCGTACTGAAGAgttgtacatataa
- the LOC123988580 gene encoding uncharacterized protein LOC123988580 — protein MAHNLEHKSHLFGASGSANHVRIIDEHIMSVNVNSIIVGPQAEESATVDALAYEILTSDLFNHELNFVTNTGEIDINARVTIMQEPVSRTGKKRMAWTAERTAPIWIDSDYSARIVPVSEATRGRNANLVTRNHHGSRIFHDDLTNASVLHGGAVGDLEFDSTSALRAIVARGSELRMLALKAILCLKQLSLAYTLGEHGEIRSAEVDIDVGHANMEDVAIAARTNRLLVDVAGFPDEYVSILLNLVRAWPFQGLYPTDDDTTNCIYTAVKVDADAAFVYTTGYYSSDILVKTFS, from the coding sequence ATGGCACACAACTTGGAGCACAAAAGCCACTTGTTCGGCGCCTCTGGGAGTGCTAATCATGTTAGAATTATTGACGAGCACATTATGAGTGTGAATGTAAATAGTATAATCGTTGGACCACAGGCTGAGGAATCTGCCACCGTGGATGCGTTGGCATATGAAATTTTGACCTCGGACTTATTTAACCATGAACTgaattttgtaactaataCAGGTGAAATCGACATTAACGCGAGAGTGACAATAATGCAGGAGCCAGTGTCACGGACAGGTAAGAAGCGAATGGCTTGGACAGCGGAAAGAACGGCCCCAATCTGGATAGACAGTGACTACAGTGCAAGGATTGTACCAGTGAGTGAAGCCACCAGAGGTAGGAATGCAAACTTAGTGACTAGGAACCACCATGGGTCGCGTATATTTCATGACGATTTGACGAATGCCAGTGTGTTGCATGGAGGGGCTGTCGGTGACTTAGAGTTTGATAGTACTAGCGCTTTACGTGCCATAGTTGCTAGGGGGAGTGAGCTTAGAATGCTGGCTCTGAAGGCGATTTTGTGTCTGAAACAGCTCAGTTTAGCTTACACACTGGGTGAACATGGTGAGATTCGATCAGCAGAGGTGGATATAGACGTAGGACATGCAAATATGGAGGATGTAGCCATCGCAGCCCGGACAAACAGATTACTCGTTGATGTCGCGGGGTTTCCTGACGAGTACGTCAGTATACTTCTCAATTTGGTGCGAGCTTGGCCATTTCAAGGGCTGTATCCAACAGATGATGACACGACTAACTGTATATACACTGCCGTCAAGGTAGATGCTGATGCTGCGTTTGTATATACTACGGGATATTATAGTTCAGACATTCTCGTAAAGACATTCTCTTGA